The sequence below is a genomic window from Candidatus Sysuiplasma jiujiangense.
CCCACTTTCAGGGAGACGGGGGTCTGCATGTCAGACCAGCCCCTGCAGGCGGTTCATTGCCGAAACAACCTCTTCATCCTTTCCTCTTCTGCCGATCAGCTGTATTCCGATACCATGGTCAACAGGCAGACTTCCTGCCGGGAGGGAGCAGACGTTTGCGAGTACCGTGAGCACGTCGGTAGCGTACATAAGCAGAGGGTCGGATGTTTTTTCTCCAAACGGGTAAGGTGTTACGGGCATTGTAGGCATGACGATCATGTCACTCGTGCCGAGTATCTCCTCAGCCTCCTCCCTTACCTCATTTCTTGCATTCACAGCCCTTTCATACCATTCGCTCCTCCCTTCGAGGGAAGTGATGTATGTTCCGAGCAGTATTCTCCTTCTGACTTCCCTGCCGAGCAGGGATCTTGATGCCTTCATTATTTCTGCGATGCCGCCGGCTCCCATTCTCGTTCCGTATCTCAGGCCGTCGAAACGCTGCATGGCGGATGAAAATTCAGAGTACATTGTAATATAATATGACGGAAGCAGCATGGGCGCATTTTTCAAATCGAATTCGCTGACCGTGCTGCCTGCTCGCCTCATTGCCTCGACTGCTTTCCGGAATGCTGCGGCCACATCACTACTGCAGAACCTGACAAGGTTCGCGGGTATGGAAATGTCAGCTCCTTCAAAATCAAAATCGTTCAGTTTTCTGACACAATCCGTTCTCCGGAATGAATAAGTCGTCTGATCATGCTCGTCGTAGCCGCTGACAGCGTCCATTATTTCCGCGAGCAGCGGGACCTTACCTCTCGGAACAACGGGAGCGGGGGTCTCGAGGCTCATGGCCATGTCCACCAGGCCGTGGCGTGATATGCGCCCGTAGGTCGGCTTGAATGCGACTGCATCGCAGAATGCGGCCGGACATCTTGCCGATCCGCCAGTATCGGAACCGAACGCGGCATCAACCAGTCCGGCCGCAACAGCAGCGCCTGAACCGGACGAGCTGCCTCCTGGAACCATTCCCGGAAAAAGGGGATTCAATGCAGGCCCGAACGCAGAATTCTCCCCGGAGGAGCCGCAGGCGAATTCGTCCA
It includes:
- a CDS encoding Asp-tRNA(Asn)/Glu-tRNA(Gln) amidotransferase subunit GatA, whose product is MTQPGGDLSRRLNLIYREIERNDFNVFITLCRPAPVTSAGGSLAGTIFGIKDNIAVKGERLTCASRLLENYVSPYDATLVSRLRSNGAVILGKTNMDEFACGSSGENSAFGPALNPLFPGMVPGGSSSGSGAAVAAGLVDAAFGSDTGGSARCPAAFCDAVAFKPTYGRISRHGLVDMAMSLETPAPVVPRGKVPLLAEIMDAVSGYDEHDQTTYSFRRTDCVRKLNDFDFEGADISIPANLVRFCSSDVAAAFRKAVEAMRRAGSTVSEFDLKNAPMLLPSYYITMYSEFSSAMQRFDGLRYGTRMGAGGIAEIMKASRSLLGREVRRRILLGTYITSLEGRSEWYERAVNARNEVREEAEEILGTSDMIVMPTMPVTPYPFGEKTSDPLLMYATDVLTVLANVCSLPAGSLPVDHGIGIQLIGRRGKDEEVVSAMNRLQGLV